In the genome of Vicinamibacteria bacterium, the window AGGAGACCCGCGGCTACTACGTTCATCCGCGGCTCCCGGTTCTCGTGCCCGAGATATAGTCAGGTCCAGCCTCCTCAAAAAATCGAATATCACGCTCCGATAGGAATCAGGATCGGTGCGGTAAGCGGCCCCGTGTCCCGCGCCGGGAAAAACATGAAAGGCGCTCGCGGGACTGGCCGAAGCTTCATAGAGCTTGCGTTGCAAGTCCGGGGGCATCCGCTCGTCGCGCTCGCCGGCAACGATGAGCAGCGGTCGCTTCCCCATGGAGCGGACCGCCGGCTCGAGCGCGAAGGCCTGGCGATCGAAGCCGCCGCGGAGCTCGAGAAAAAAAAGAAGTGCGTCGGCGAAAGGAAACCGCGGCAGCCCGAAGATCAGGCGCACGTGATGCACCACGGTTTGCTCGATGTCGTAAAAGGGACTATCGGCTATTACCGCGGCAATCTCGGGTGTATCGCGAGCCGCGAGTATCGCTGCGACCGCTCCCATGGACACCCCGTAGACGAGCACCTTCGCCCCCGGCTCGCGTCGACGGAGGAATGCGACCGCGCCCTCGAAATCCAGTCTTTCCGCGTAGCCCAGGGTGGTTCGATCTCCACCGCTCGCTCCGTGACGACGGAGGTCGAAGA includes:
- a CDS encoding alpha/beta fold hydrolase, with translation MLFATIGIPYLFAFLITRAGTRPMDLRDATTPADYGLEFEEVEFEASDGVPLRGWFLDGESQEASIAVCHGLFRSRKEVLDRAALFRKLGFDTLVFDLRRHGASGGDRTTLGYAERLDFEGAVAFLRRREPGAKVLVYGVSMGAVAAILAARDTPEIAAVIADSPFYDIEQTVVHHVRLIFGLPRFPFADALLFFLELRGGFDRQAFALEPAVRSMGKRPLLIVAGERDERMPPDLQRKLYEASASPASAFHVFPGAGHGAAYRTDPDSYRSVIFDFLRRLDLTISRAREPGAADERSSRGSP